The following proteins come from a genomic window of Amaranthus tricolor cultivar Red isolate AtriRed21 chromosome 14, ASM2621246v1, whole genome shotgun sequence:
- the LOC130799409 gene encoding uncharacterized protein LOC130799409 — protein MPPISRKRLSRNYANRTLRNLVKALSNVSAPRERSVSELASEMSKRISQSKPSTFDADYWWENSRSGLLEQTEGDFGWDLFKRAMREKFYPLHVRKDKSNEFARLEMGGMTVDEYYHKFMEYLKYCLDDRASQIGNILRKEKEKEKGNVPEKRKEVTGQALENMSGFYQKKARNFGNFQGGGSNSNSGIRNGAKPAKPLLDRDGNERKYFCRRCKRNHPGKDCEGNLIECNFCHKRGHIEFECYLKKGGRSQHPSGQHQQ, from the exons ATGCCCCCAATTTCTAGGAAGAGATTGTCTAGAAATTATGCTAACCGAACGCtaagaaatctggtgaaagcGTTATCAAATGTAAGCGCACCCCGAGAGAGGTCTGTGTCGGAATTAGCCTCTGAAATGAGCAAACGGATTAGTCAAAGCAAACCCTCGACCTTCGATG ccgactactggtgggAAAACAGTAGATCGGGGTTGTTAGAGCAGACTGAGGGGGATTTTGGTTGGGATTTGTTCAAAAGGGCCATGCGGGAGAAATTTTATCCGCTCCATGTAAGGAAAGATAAATCGAACGAGTTTGCGCGATTAGAGATGGGTGGTATGACTGTTGATGAATATTACCACAAATTTATGGAGTACCTTAAGTATTGTCTTGATGAC CGAGCGTCACAAATAGGGAACATtttgaggaaggagaaggaaaaggaGAAGGGCAATGTCCCTGAGAAGAGGAAAGAGGTTACTGGCCAGGCATTGGAGAATATGTCGGGCTTTTATCAGAAGAAGGcaagaaatttcggaaattttcaGGGAGGCGGGTCTAATTCGAATTCAGGGATTAGGAATGGCGCGAAGCCTGCTAAGCCATTACTGGATCGAGACGGCAATGAAAGGAAGTATTTCTGTAGAAGGTGCAAGAGAAACCATCCGGGAAAAGATTGTGAAGGGAATTTGATTGAGTGtaacttttgccacaaaaggggACACATAGAGTTTGAATGCTACTTAAAAAAAGGGGGTAGAAGTCAACATCCGAGTGGACAACATCAGCAATAG